ACTCCAACTCAAGAAGATGTGAAGGACGTGATGGAAAAGGTCTTGGCCCTCGACAGAGCCTACCCACTTCCCTTGCTTGGAGCAATGCTTGACAAGTTCCCTGCAAAGTACGAGCCTGCTGTTTGGTGGCCTTCAAAAAACCTCCAGAAGAAAAACAAGTCACGTGAAGGAAATCATGTACAGCAAGAGAAGAATGGGTGGAGTGAGGAACTGGAAGGAGAAATGCGAGAGATCGTTGAGGTGGTGAAGAGAAAGGACATTGAGGACTATGAAAGGCTGGGCAACCTGgtgttgaagatcaacaagGTTTTAGCCATCGCAGGACCATTACTCACAGGCATTGCAGCCGTTGGGTCTGCTTTTGTTGGTAACGGATCATGGGCTGCAATAGTAGCGGTGGCTGCGGGTGCTTTAGGCAGCGCGGTTAATGCATTCGAGCATGGTGGCCAAATTGGTATGGTGTTTGAGATGTATAGAAACTGCGGTGGCTTCTTTCGGCTACTTCAAGAATCAATAGAAGCCACACTTGAGGAAAGAGATATGGAGAAAAGAGAAAACGGGGAGTTGTTTGAAATGAAGGTGGCTTTGAAACTGGGGAGAAGTTTGTCACAGCTCAAACAACTTGCCAAAAAGTCAGCTTCTTCCCGTATGAATGGAACTACCCTAGATGAATTCGGTAGCAAGCTTTTTTAGTTTAAGAACGAATCCGTGTATAGctgtttttttattctttgattaTCTGTGCAACCAATTCTTTGTACAATCTCTATAACATAAGGAAAATGCTAATTCtaatcaaattttatctcagCTATATCTGC
This DNA window, taken from Alnus glutinosa chromosome 5, dhAlnGlut1.1, whole genome shotgun sequence, encodes the following:
- the LOC133869473 gene encoding probable F-box protein At4g22030 — translated: MASTLRLSSSSMKINAAIHVPKIPKLVPYFSVPKIPTRKLQVQELNIRDAFIKIAPVEKIDVITTAPIDDKLPNSNTIATTQLYAILEAVSDRVEMHANIGKQRENWNTLLLNSINMITLTAATMAGAAAIAGAGMPLLALKLSSTLLYSAATGMLLVMNKIQPSQLAEEQRNATRLFKQIQSQIQTMLALGTPTQEDVKDVMEKVLALDRAYPLPLLGAMLDKFPAKYEPAVWWPSKNLQKKNKSREGNHVQQEKNGWSEELEGEMREIVEVVKRKDIEDYERLGNLVLKINKVLAIAGPLLTGIAAVGSAFVGNGSWAAIVAVAAGALGSAVNAFEHGGQIGMVFEMYRNCGGFFRLLQESIEATLEERDMEKRENGELFEMKVALKLGRSLSQLKQLAKKSASSRMNGTTLDEFGSKLF